Proteins co-encoded in one Helicoverpa zea isolate HzStark_Cry1AcR chromosome 18, ilHelZeax1.1, whole genome shotgun sequence genomic window:
- the LOC124639234 gene encoding ommochrome-binding protein-like has product MRLYGFVFLIVSIEAKHRTKYCDVVSTDPTKHCYVKEILTSIAHSPNQLSVDRTSNTLYFSFDFGQGEYVPAILNIESKNISVLKGVKDAFAIANDPTTGEMYFGGSHGIYKYNAPNRSLQRLNINNLDIWWLFVKKRIYFIKFPSLSAFYYENKTIRSVPELKKDIVHQFVMDKEDNIFFINGTGLFGIKHDDNKPVLLRDHPRFLGIATDMNGYVHVCSEDGIFIVTKVIQKVKKVINVQGVLGITFDSANNIIYSDSHEIIRLVPMARDNYYDQHDHRYDKD; this is encoded by the coding sequence ATGAGACTTTACGGTTTCGTTTTTCTAATAGTGAGTATCGAAGCGAAACATAGAACAAAATACTGTGATGTTGTTTCTACGGATCCGACCAAACATTGCTACGTGAAAGAGATTTTGACTTCCATCGCTCACAGTCCGAACCAGTTGTCTGTGGACAGAACTTCCAACACTTTGTACTTCAGCTTCGATTTTGGACAAGGGGAGTACGTGCCTGCAATATTAAACATCGAAAGCAAGAATATCAGCGTGTTGAAAGGAGTCAAAGATGCTTTTGCCATCGCCAATGATCCGACAACAGGAGAAATGTACTTCGGAGGCAGTCACGGCATCTACAAGTACAATGCCCCGAACAGGAGCCTGCAGAGACTCAACATCAACAATCTGGACATTTGGTGGTTATTCGTCAAGAAAAGGATATACTTCATCAAGTTTCCTAGCCTCAGtgcattttattatgaaaacaagACAATAAGATCTGTTCCTGAGCTTAAAAAGGATATTGTCCACCAGTTTGTTATGGACAAGGAAGataacattttctttataaatggtACTGGTCTGTTCGGTATAAAGCATGATGACAACAAGCCGGTATTGTTGCGAGATCATCCAAGGTTTCTGGGTATTGCTACAGATATGAATGGATATGTTCACGTTTGTAGTGAAGACGGCATATTCATTGTTACCAAAGTGATTCAAAAGGTAAAGAAAGTTATCAATGTGCAGGGAGTGTTAGGCATCACCTTTGACAgtgctaataatataatttactctGATTCTCATGAGATTATAAGACTAGTTCCGATGGCGAGGGATAATTATTATGATCAACATGATCATCGTTACGATAAAGATTAG